A window of the Lactuca sativa cultivar Salinas chromosome 5, Lsat_Salinas_v11, whole genome shotgun sequence genome harbors these coding sequences:
- the LOC122197950 gene encoding secreted RxLR effector protein 161-like, with the protein MTQSHYIEKILKWFNFIDCSFVSTPMDPSVKLMSNNGVPISQLEYSKAIGSLMYAMTSTKPDIAFVVGKLSRYTSNPNAQHWQAANRVFKYLKGTMNYGLSYLGSPSVLEDHLDASWITNMEDHSSTSGWAFLLGGGAISWASKKKS; encoded by the coding sequence ATGACTCAAAGTCATTATATTGAGAAAATTCTCAAGTGGTTTAATTTTATCGACTGTTCTTTTGTGAGTACTCCTATGGATCCAAGTGTGAAACTAATGTCAAATAACGGCGTTCCCATTTCACAGTTGGAATACTCTAAGGCTATTGGTAGCTTGATGTATGCCATGACAAGTACCAAACCTGATATTGCTTTTGTTGTGGGTAAATTGAGTAGGTACACTAGTAATCCCAATGCTCAACATTGGCAAGCAGCAAATAGAGTGTTTAAGTATCTCAAGGGAACCATGAATTATGGTTTGAGTTACTTGGGGAGTCCTTCGGTTTTAGAAGATCATTTGGATGCAAGTTGGATAACCAACATGGAGGACCATTCCTCAACATCTGGCTGGGCATTCTTGCTTGGGGGAGGTGCCATCTCTTGGGCTTCCAAGAAGAAATCTTGA
- the LOC111889576 gene encoding uncharacterized protein LOC111889576, whose product MDGWRDQGVNYNQEVTRTRPNSYRKPPPLGGNPNWQQSVPSWEKKFCSSIGSIPWKKLVETKRFIHLYDNVIKWNDSAGKEAFQSAKNNFYANIHGLPCNNRLPDPDIYIDNIDWDSEVDPNLILDLDSDSVVPDSGSKDEQEQVVIFGSSFPPSYQNFSPYGWGDSDDDKKKSPNPNTSPEYNIEGNTRGVVDNNNSWWGWSENVDKTKGDQEDHWGWNMKMYDNNNCFYGDVSNNGNNMSRYKTSRFIKNQPRRSTGNGRRHGGSQAAYGCAPVNHGGAPAGGGHRWSVKKTVS is encoded by the exons ATGGATGGTTGGAGAGATCAAGGTGTTAATTACAATCAAGAGGTCACAAGAACAAGGCCAAACAGCTACAGAAAGCCTCCTCCTCTCG GTGGGAATCCAAATTGGCAACAAAGCGTACCTTCATGGGAGAAAAAGTTTTGCTCTTCAATTGGCTCAATTCCATGGAAAAAACTTGTGGAAACAAAAAGATTCATCCATCTCTATGACAATGTAATCAAATGGAACGATTCCGCCGGGAAAGAAGCATTCCAATCTGCAAAAAACAATTTCTACGCAAATATACACGGCCTTCCTTGCAACAATCGGTTACCCGATCCCGATATCTACATCGACAATATCGATTGGGATTCCGAAGTTGATCCGAATCTGATTCTAGACCTGGATTCCGATTCCGTAGTTCCTGATTCCGGTTCCAAAGACGAACAAGAACAAGTAGTGATCTTTGGCTCGAGTTTTCCCCCTTCCTATCAAAACTTCTCGCCTTACGGATGGGGGGATAgtgatgatgacaaaaagaaatcCCCCAACCCCAATACATCTCCGGAATACAACATTGAAGGCAACACAAGGGGTGTTGTTGACAATAATAATAGTTGGTGGGGGTGGAGTGAAAATGTGGACAAAACGAAAGGTGATCAAGAAGACCATTGGGGTTGGAATATGAAAATGTATGATAATAACAACTGTTTTTATGGTGATGTGAGTAACAATGGGAACAACATGTCGAGGTATAAAACATCGAGGTTTATAAAAAATCAGCCTCGGAGGAGCACCGGAAACGGGAGGCGGCATGGTGGTTCACAGGCGGCTTATGGTTGTGCACCGGTGAACCATGGTGGTGCTCCGGCGGGAGGTGGACATAGATGGAGTGTAAAGAAAACGGTTTCTTGA